The genome window CAACTTTGTTAAACAACTTTCGATCAAGCGGAGTCTAACTGGCTGCTGATTGGCTGAATGGCTGTAACCCATAATCCCCTCCCGGTATAAAGTTGGCCACTGCTGACCAACTCCTCAGTACCCCTGGACCCGCCAGGGGTACTCTGACGCGTGTTATTGGTTTCAAAGAACTTTCCTTTGGGTTCTTTGCCCAATTTAATTTGAACCAAGTTACTTCGTTGGGATGTTCTGTTCTTTCTTCGTTGGGATGATATTTTTCCACTGTTTTTATACTTCGTTGGGTTGTTCGATccattatttttcatatttagtttttatttttttttccatgTTATATTTATGTTTTTTGTTTTTCCTAGGTATTtggtttatttatattttcttgtataaatattaattgttaCTTAAGTTTTTGTTTAGATCAATTCCGAGGGTCCTACTGGAAAATGCCAGATTCATCCGCCGACCGAGGGGTTCAGCATAGGCGTGATAGTATGTAAGTGCGATTAGATTTAAGATATTAAGATTAACGTCGAACATTtcttttttctaatttctttgattgaatttaaattaattctaaaTTTCCTTTTTAACTTGCTTAGTTCGAGTCTCGACGTTAATTTTCGGCCTCTTAGTTTATGCTCAAATTGccaattaattattcaatttactAGATTCTCGTTTTCAGTCATTCCCTCGTTCCTGGCTTCGGTTACAGttgtttcattgaaggaaacatgtgatcggccgtgtggcTAATCTAAAAGATCAAATCGTCTTctcttgttggctggattcatGGAGAATGATACTCCACTTGAAGGTGTGGAGTATCCGTttcctgcggaaacgcataccttccggtTGGAAGTCCTTGTCACAGGTACTCTCTCTATGTTAGACAGCTTGGGTCGGGTCCtttggctcccggcgggttgcagtggagaaatggagaccagtTTCAGGGGCGTGCATCCGTTCTCCTGTAGAAATCGAATCATCAAGCGGAGTCAATTCGATCCCAAGATCTGctacacggttcagcatcgcgtcttgTCGCGTCTCCCACAATTTAGATTCATCCctcttttaaaacccattttaaacaaaataattatttggcATAATTCTATCTCTTTCTCTtctatttctctctctcttttctaTATTAGTTTCTAGGTCTGTAAAGGGGAGATCGATAGAACTTAGATTGGATAGATTCCATCTatttcccttcgggtctccactcgcagcaacctcctcgtggtgagacctggtaatcggtgttacccacaaTGAAGAACTTCATCatgggtaacaccgagctaatggctgcaaatttaaaacaatataaatttgatttttaataaatttgtttaatgctgtatggaaatgttgtctgatacctttttttttataggtgtcgatgagctctacttccagaaaaaatttcaatgagatacgttcactattgtagaagttatgatcgtttgaaaattgacaaTTTTTCTGGTTGACAATGTCACTTTAcgtggttaaggaacaacttttcgaatattcttagaatttctacatattctccactaaaatacacattctttgcattttgaaaaattaaaatcctccaatccgttcagaagttataatgttttaaacatacagaaatgttcacttgaaatttcatgcgtatgtttgaaacattatacagggtgttcggccacccctgggaaaaattttcatgggaaattctagaggccaaaataagacgaaaaccaagaatactaatttgttgatggagatttcgttaaaaagttattaacgtttaaagttccgccggtactgaatttttttctcgaaagtgggtaggatttcaggggtggtctattcaccaaaaattattgtaattgacccctgcaactgaaaataatttttttaaaacgatttgaaaaattttgttttcgtcgaaaaatttaggcacctaccccctgtcgattgttcttaaaaattcgtttttcatttttaataattttgtttgccgccctacagaaaagttgtctaatacttttttgtaggtactcgtaagctctacttcagaaaaaagtttcattgaaatatattcacttttgtaggagttatggctgtttgaaaattggaccatttttatggggttttcctcattttacggggtcaaggatcaacttttcgaatatttttgcgatttgtacatattctctagcaaaatacgcgtcatttgcttttttaaacattaaaatccgtctatccgttcagaagttatgacgttttaaagattcgtatggaaattcgggcagacatttctggccagaaattatagtaaaaaaaaaagtaaaaatactaaagtaaaaaaaaaaaatcgaatctaattaagttactcaaccatttttctatacattatttcatctaattaattagttataaacAATTTCTGGAAGCAATACTTATTTATTCCAATATTGCGCCAAAAGTGACAAAGTATTGCCATCTATCGGAATGTTAGAGGAAGTATCTAGAGTATTGTCTCCTCACCCCCCAAGGTTTGGTGCACAcgaatagtatcgccatctaagaacaggtaTCGAACTAAAAAAgttacagctacccccactcctgaTACTCCTGATACGCAGTATGTACCTTgcttatttgttaataactccttttctgggaataaaatatgaacttttagaatcgaagaatatagtatagaccctcggcaacattcaaggatactattataattttcacaccttctggaattttttctagaaagtgggtaggatttcgggggtaggtttattcactaaaaattattgtaatcgacccccgcaaccgaaaataatttttccagaactatttgaaattttttaatttaatttgttaatatctttttagtgaagcctcagtcaagaaattgatattcttaattttcgccttattttggcctctagaatctcccattaaaatttttcccaggggtagccgaacacagctgttcaagagcaagaaggatagGCTTTTATTCACGTTCTTTATCGAATTCCCGAAGTTGGATGAAGTGCTGACCTAGCTAATATGTGGCTCTTACGGTAGGATATGTCGGCTTTTACCAACACTCCGTTAAacactaaggaagttcgtcgttactaatgtcgacgtcgatgcactcaattatgccagatcTGACCACACTGACTGACAATGAGTTAGTGCAGTTCGTGACAGCATTTGATATGTATGAGCGGTATGTTAGAGTTAAAATGGATATTCATTTTAGTACTTCAAACGATTCTTATTACAAAGACAACCGGCTCAGTGGGAGATAGGTCACAATTTTACAATCTGTGCCTTGCAAAATGTCGAGACAGTAATTGTGAAAGCGGTATGCATTTCTTATAATATATCGTATAGATAATAATGGAACATGTACTACTATTAAAaacttaatttttatgtataaaatatatataaaaaattactTTACAAATTCGATATTTTACAAACTTAAGAAATTGATTATTTTGTATGTTTAACGTATCTTTTTTATAACTTTTATTTTAATCAGAGAGATATTAATTTATCATGTATTTCTGGCAACAAACTGTACATgtgtaaatatttcaatttatattATGTTATTTACACTATTTGAAAATGAAAACGtaacattattttatttaattatgcagATGAAAACTTTAAAGTGAAACCTTCTATACTATTAAGATTGTTACTATGGTCTTGTAAAGAAGACTGTAGTTATGGATGTTCTTGGGAAACAGTTAACTATTTTATTTCTCATGGGTTACATGTTCCTCAGTTTCATGGAAAAGTATGATATATATTTGATATAGTGTatgtataaaattttatcaaCTAAAGAATTATAGAAATAATCCAGGATTTTTGTTTTAGTGGCCATTTATACGTTTTTTTGGATGCCAGGAACCTGCATCCGTcatattttctatattaaatCTTTGTGCTCATGTTACCATGTATTggaagtttaaaaaaaaattgagatcTACTGATCCTATGTTTTATATATGGACTTATTTTAGTATGGTATCCTTCATTTTCATACCTGAAATGAatacaattttcattttattctatgcattttaaataattattctattattattatacaaatgaaaaaaaaaaatttttagatATGTATACATGGCTGGTTTTGGTCTTCTGTTTTTCATGCACGTGACACTCCATTTACTGAAGCAATGGATTATTCTTGTGCATTTATTATGGTTCTTACATTATTCTATTGTATGCTATTAAGGTAATTGAAAACCAATAAGTCAAAGAGAACCATAAACaaaagttttaaatatgttcatttcattttttaatttcagaataacatataataataataaaatgttaGCTGTGATCACATGTGGATATCTTAGTACTATATATATGCATTTATCTCATTTATGGTCTGGTTATATTAATTATGACTATAATATGAAATTTAATGTAGCTATAGGTAATTTCATgtgatatttttcttttatttctctttgtacaaaaaaaattttttgcccaataccaaaattacatttgatTTATAATACTTACAGGATTTTTAACGTTTGTCATAACAATGATCTGGTGGCATCATAATCGTAAAAAGTTATCTTATATTCACTTAATTGGATGGTTCAATGTATTAACTGTTCTTGTTACTATATTAGAACTAGCAGATTTTGCACCAATATTTTGGATATTTGATGCTCATTCTTTATGGCATGCTAGTACAGCTCCTCTTACAATTTTATTGTACAGGTATGTCTAACTATTAAAATCATGTTATATGTTAATGTTATTTTCAGTTTTCCATATGTATTCAAGTACAAAATTTTCAGATTTATGATGGCAGATTGTGCTTATTTGAAGACATATTATAGTAAATTAACTTTAGACATTGATCACCACATACGATAAATCAGTAATATCAGTAGTATCTTATACATTTCCACACCAACAGAAATTGAGATTTCAACTTTATGTAAACATTTAATCACAAATAGTTAGTTGTATTATCATATGCTAAATTTGTTATATTATGTATCTaacataaattaaaaattttcatcaaAGTATAAAGATCAAaacattgaaatattaaaatatatttgttgacATTCCATTTACAATAAAAagatttgttttattattttatatttttttaattttattatttttaacttgAGCATTTATTAGTCAAGTTTGTAAAATAATAGTTTTTTATTGAATGTTAAATTTAATCTACAAAATAAAACTATGTtccataaatatataattaaatatatttagaaTAAACAGTAGATAATATATCTTCATCTTTGTGTTTtgcttataaaattatataagtaTAATATATGAAAGTatacataattttaaaaattcttatgTATTTATTACATACTTTGCAATATTTTGGGTACaacaaattatataattttaaattaaataaagtataaaatataacATTGCATTTATAATcgagaaataaaatgaaaaaatgttacaattacaaaatttttaccTCACATTCGTGtgcattcaattttttaaattgcattATACAGTTACATTTCATTTAATGAGTGATACTATTAATGCGtgtaatgaaatatttttgttaaatactTTGCAGAAAATGTTAGCAGATTGCTAAACGGACTTCTCCAGtttatttctcgtttttgtgaatatattttacaggGCAGTGTTAATTTTTACTGGTAATAGAATATAAATTACCAGCAGATATTATGTAAATTACTTTAAAGTTAACGAAATAGTTAACTATGTTTATATTTTAATGCGCGAATATAAAACTACCGATAAGCTATAACttaacaattaaaaaattaagtaaGTTTATGTGTTCAATAACTGATAGCAAATTTAAACTTATTTTGTTCTACAGTGATTCTTAAAGTGATTATACATATTTGTTTTTTCCATACGACCtaatattcttaaatatttatgtaGTATTTCCAGAAAATTGTATGTTACCTATTACATGCAGATATATAAATACTTTGAGGAATGTGTTTTATTGTAAAAGAGTAATACACAATGTGTTTTATCATACTTAAACCATTGACTGACTGATGAAATAATAAGTATTAAGTACCTGTGTATATGTTCAAACTATTTTATGACTtaataaatgttttaaatatatacATAATCCTATAATGTAAAGGcacgtttatatttttaaaaatcgtatGTATACTTTACCTTGTAGACTTGTGCGTTTATATGAATATGTAAATTAAGTAGTATTATTGTCAAGAAGTAATTCTTTACTACTTTtgagtttttaatatttttaatattttaaatattttacattaataaaatgtaacgataaaaatatataaaactgcGTCAGTGGAAGTTTCTAATAGAAGAAGTATTTGCAAGATGATGTAATTGAATGAATTGTATatatatgcaaaaatatttttataatgataAAGTCAATGGTACGAAACGTGTATAAACAGTAGTCATAACTATGACCGTGAAATCACGAAATGTATGATACATCAAAAAGTTGCATTAATAACAATTTTGCACCTTTTTGTTTAAAAGAAATATATCTATAAATAAGTCAATATATCACAATATCGATCCTAAACTTCTTGCATTTAGTTGTTTCATTGTTGCATTGTATATATCTCTCATCTTCGAACTCTGTTATCTTTTGTTACTTTTTATTGTAAGTACTCTAAACGTAAGTAATTATGATAATTTATGGAAAAAGACTTTTAAGTATGTATCCATAACAAATATTTGTTATGATTTTTAGCGTTTAAAAAACGCTTCACTTTCTGGATTGTCATCTTTATGCTTCTCGAGGTTTCCAGACAAAGTAGGATCTGGTCGTCGTCTCTTAAAGAATCCAAGCTTTCGGAGAACTAATGTAAGTAAAATAAATAGAATCAAACCTGCTACCACAGCCACTACGATTACCCAAATTGGCACAGGTTCAGCATCTTGTTGATCAAGAAGATCTGGATATACAATCGTCTCTGCCTGCATATGGAAATATTAtcgtacaaattaaattaatacgCTAAATTTTGATAGTACAAAAAAGTAATGCTTACAACTGTGTGATCATCTTTTAAATTTTCTTGTTGTATTATAACATTTGCTGGTATAATTATTTTTGCGTTAGAACCTATGTGTACTTGATCCACTTTTGGATAATCTTCTACAAGAGTAGAATTCCATAATCTGAAAtagatgaaaatatttttaattcgatGAATCATTAAAAATAACGTTAGGCGCTCGAAAATTGTTTTATTGGTCAAATTGACGGAACATACACAATATCAGATGTTACCTTGCTTTAACAGTAATGATTGCTTCTTGTTTCCTTTGTAAATTATATATGAAGCATGTAATGTCAAAACATTTTGC of Colletes latitarsis isolate SP2378_abdomen chromosome 3, iyColLati1, whole genome shotgun sequence contains these proteins:
- the Pgap3 gene encoding per1-like protein PGAP3 isoform X1 — its product is MSGMLELKWIFILVLQTILITKTTGSVGDRSQFYNLCLAKCRDSNCESDENFKVKPSILLRLLLWSCKEDCSYGCSWETVNYFISHGLHVPQFHGKWPFIRFFGCQEPASVIFSILNLCAHVTMYWKFKKKLRSTDPMFYIWTYFSMICIHGWFWSSVFHARDTPFTEAMDYSCAFIMVLTLFYCMLLRITYNNNKMLAVITCGYLSTIYMHLSHLWSGYINYDYNMKFNVAIGFLTFVITMIWWHHNRKKLSYIHLIGWFNVLTVLVTILELADFAPIFWIFDAHSLWHASTAPLTILLYRFMMADCAYLKTYYSKLTLDIDHHIR
- the Pgap3 gene encoding per1-like protein PGAP3 isoform X2, translating into MSGMLELKWIFILVLQTILITKTTGSVGDRSQFYNLCLAKCRDSNCESDENFKVKPSILLRLLLWSCKEDCSYGCSWETVNYFISHGLHVPQFHGKWPFIRFFGCQEPASVIFSILNLCAHVTMYWKFKKKLRSTDPMFYIWTYFSMICIHGWFWSSVFHARDTPFTEAMDYSCAFIMVLTLFYCMLLRITYNNNKMLAVITCGYLSTIYMHLSHLWSGYINYDYNMKFNVAIGFLTFVITMIWWHHNRKKLSYIHLIGWFNVLTVLVTILELADFAPIFWIFDAHSLWHASTAPLTILLYRKC
- the Pgap3 gene encoding per1-like protein PGAP3 isoform X3; the protein is MSDENFKVKPSILLRLLLWSCKEDCSYGCSWETVNYFISHGLHVPQFHGKWPFIRFFGCQEPASVIFSILNLCAHVTMYWKFKKKLRSTDPMFYIWTYFSMICIHGWFWSSVFHARDTPFTEAMDYSCAFIMVLTLFYCMLLRITYNNNKMLAVITCGYLSTIYMHLSHLWSGYINYDYNMKFNVAIGFLTFVITMIWWHHNRKKLSYIHLIGWFNVLTVLVTILELADFAPIFWIFDAHSLWHASTAPLTILLYRFMMADCAYLKTYYSKLTLDIDHHIR